From the genome of Arthrobacter alpinus, one region includes:
- a CDS encoding ROK family protein: protein MLTPDDSALQAVRRRHELRVLETLVTHGSRTRRELETDTKLSRTTLSAIVGDLRHRGVLTETDQVPISDGRNGRPTKRLSLNPEAGAAVGIELGRRRISISVMGFDGSIVNHEHRDVSSPSSLESKVQYAADMLRDLVSNGSIKPETVIGTGVGIASRHADPTSLSDGVAQQLDPQGATLAPLRAVLPAPLLWDNNIRLSAMTYGNDDDNLLYVVLSAGVSAAMVTGGGLLRGGNGIAGELGHISVDFAGPPCWCGRHGCLESYINVSNVLVEAAHRGQAFDSIHALSAAAASGHGIARNVVDWAGVLLARAVVSACVLLDPSKVVIAGELSQFGEPLLTPVRKALAGQHLDLGPRSISISTAPYAPTAGSDGAARTALKHWALASVS, encoded by the coding sequence GTGCTTACACCTGACGACAGCGCCTTGCAGGCGGTGCGGCGCAGACATGAACTGCGTGTTCTGGAAACGCTGGTAACCCACGGGAGCCGCACCCGGCGGGAGTTGGAAACAGACACCAAGCTCTCCCGCACCACGTTGTCGGCCATCGTCGGCGACCTGCGCCACCGCGGGGTTTTGACCGAAACCGATCAGGTGCCCATCTCAGACGGGCGCAATGGACGCCCCACCAAAAGGCTCTCCCTCAACCCTGAGGCGGGGGCCGCCGTCGGCATTGAACTGGGGCGGCGGCGTATCAGCATCTCTGTCATGGGTTTTGACGGCTCCATTGTGAACCATGAACACCGCGACGTCAGCAGCCCGTCAAGCCTTGAGTCGAAAGTGCAGTACGCCGCCGACATGCTCCGCGATCTTGTCAGCAACGGCAGCATCAAGCCCGAAACAGTCATTGGCACCGGTGTCGGCATAGCCAGCCGCCATGCCGACCCGACCTCGCTCTCGGACGGCGTCGCCCAACAACTTGACCCCCAGGGGGCAACACTGGCACCCCTGCGAGCCGTTCTACCCGCCCCGCTGCTGTGGGACAACAACATTCGACTGTCCGCCATGACGTACGGTAACGACGACGACAACCTCTTGTATGTGGTCCTGTCAGCTGGTGTCAGCGCCGCCATGGTCACAGGTGGCGGGCTCTTGCGCGGGGGCAATGGAATCGCCGGGGAACTGGGCCACATCAGTGTCGACTTCGCCGGACCCCCGTGCTGGTGTGGCCGGCACGGCTGCCTTGAAAGCTACATCAACGTATCGAACGTGCTGGTTGAGGCGGCCCATCGCGGGCAGGCCTTTGATTCGATCCATGCCCTCTCTGCGGCCGCAGCGTCCGGCCACGGCATCGCCCGCAACGTGGTGGACTGGGCCGGGGTGCTGCTGGCCCGTGCAGTGGTCAGCGCCTGTGTGCTGCTGGATCCAAGCAAGGTGGTGATTGCCGGTGAGCTCTCGCAATTTGGCGAACCGCTCCTAACACCTGTCCGCAAAGCCCTGGCTGGACAGCATCTGGACCTTGGGCCGCGTTCCATCAGCATCAGCACGGCACCGTATGCGCCCACGGCAGGCAGTGACGGCGCGGCGAGAACGGCCCTGAAACACTGGGCCCTTGCCAGCGTCAGCTGA
- a CDS encoding fluoride efflux transporter FluC, producing MAGTDTPNYLKWRLWVLVGIGGTVGAAAREALTLLTPEVDQVPVTIALVNIAGAFLLGFLYEALTRPGTSAGRVSRLRLLLGTGFCGGFTTYSSLAAFTAVLVMSGRPGIAVAYIFGTVVLGACATWLGILAGSRTATAFPEGQR from the coding sequence ATGGCCGGCACGGACACGCCCAACTACCTGAAGTGGCGGCTGTGGGTGCTGGTAGGTATTGGCGGAACCGTCGGTGCTGCTGCGCGGGAAGCGTTGACCTTGCTGACGCCGGAAGTGGACCAGGTGCCCGTCACGATTGCCTTGGTGAATATTGCCGGGGCCTTCCTTCTCGGTTTCCTCTATGAAGCCCTGACCCGGCCCGGAACCTCAGCCGGGCGAGTCAGCCGGCTGAGGTTGCTGCTCGGAACTGGTTTTTGCGGAGGGTTCACGACCTACAGTTCCCTAGCCGCTTTCACGGCGGTGCTCGTCATGTCCGGGCGCCCTGGCATCGCGGTGGCTTATATATTCGGGACAGTCGTCCTGGGTGCCTGCGCCACGTGGCTTGGCATCTTGGCCGGTTCACGGACCGCCACGGCCTTCCCGGAAGGCCAACGATGA
- a CDS encoding GatB/YqeY domain-containing protein, with the protein MSTLKQQLKSDVIAHMKAGNKLALTTVRNVLGEIETKEKGGKTPVEFDDAQVTTILQKEAAKRRDTAVIYTEAGEHDRAAAEVSEAEVIEAYLPQPLSAAEAEAIVDAAITELENTEGKLSMRQMGLAMKPITAQIAGRFDGKAISEMVRKRLA; encoded by the coding sequence ATGTCCACGTTGAAGCAGCAATTGAAGTCCGACGTCATTGCGCACATGAAGGCCGGCAACAAGTTGGCGCTGACAACAGTGCGCAACGTCCTGGGTGAGATTGAGACCAAAGAAAAGGGCGGTAAGACCCCCGTCGAGTTCGACGACGCGCAGGTCACCACCATCTTGCAGAAGGAAGCAGCCAAGCGCCGCGACACGGCCGTGATCTACACCGAGGCGGGGGAGCACGACCGTGCGGCCGCAGAAGTCAGTGAGGCGGAGGTTATCGAGGCCTACTTGCCACAGCCCCTGAGCGCCGCTGAAGCCGAGGCGATCGTCGATGCGGCCATCACCGAGCTTGAAAATACCGAAGGTAAGCTGTCGATGCGCCAAATGGGCCTGGCCATGAAGCCGATCACGGCGCAGATTGCGGGCCGCTTTGACGGCAAGGCCATCTCAGAAATGGTCCGCAAGCGCCTAGCCTAG
- the crcB gene encoding fluoride efflux transporter CrcB, producing the protein MTPWIFLGVAVAGGVGAAVRYMVDGSIRSKSAAGYPWPTTLINISGSLVLGFLTGLAMEALPANNVAIVLGTGFLGGYTTFSTASYETVQLMRDRRYAAALGSGLGLAVAAVAAAGMGLWLGLSL; encoded by the coding sequence ATGACGCCGTGGATCTTTCTGGGCGTTGCCGTCGCCGGAGGGGTTGGTGCCGCCGTACGATACATGGTTGACGGTTCGATCCGCAGCAAATCCGCCGCCGGCTACCCCTGGCCCACAACCCTCATCAACATCTCCGGCTCTCTTGTGCTGGGCTTCCTGACCGGCCTGGCCATGGAGGCTCTTCCCGCGAACAACGTGGCAATCGTGCTGGGCACCGGATTCCTGGGTGGTTACACCACCTTCAGCACAGCCAGTTATGAAACAGTCCAGCTTATGCGGGACCGTCGCTATGCGGCTGCATTGGGTAGTGGCTTAGGACTGGCCGTTGCGGCTGTTGCAGCGGCCGGTATGGGGCTGTGGCTGGGCCTGTCGCTCTAA
- a CDS encoding aliphatic sulfonate ABC transporter substrate-binding protein, whose protein sequence is MSTNLSRRNVLQLSMGAAAISLLAACGAKTEDSAANAPAAKNPVEIKVGYIADYNGAALMAVADQEGYWAKAGLSPKYLPFTNGPLAIQALGTDNIDVAYIGSGALWLPASGKAEIWAVNSVSNADRIIAQPGIKSLADLKGKKIAIPTGTSGDQLFSLALKKDGLTRADFEVLAMEPPAIVAAFASKQIDGAALWYPLIDSAKKGSPDLVELYSNEDFIDELTFPSTFVAGPGRAAKDKELATSFISVIKSSNDYRHANQDSTIALTAKFLKLKEEDMKAQAGVAKIFTTKELEELASKGTVYTWLNALQEQFKAAEKIKEVVDPKTFFNSELYVSTSKA, encoded by the coding sequence ATGTCAACAAATCTTTCACGTCGAAACGTCCTTCAGCTCTCCATGGGAGCAGCCGCCATCTCCTTGTTGGCAGCCTGCGGCGCCAAAACCGAGGACAGCGCCGCCAATGCACCTGCGGCAAAGAATCCTGTCGAAATCAAGGTTGGCTACATTGCCGACTACAACGGAGCGGCCCTGATGGCCGTTGCCGACCAGGAAGGCTACTGGGCCAAGGCCGGCCTGTCTCCAAAGTACCTGCCGTTCACCAACGGCCCGCTCGCCATCCAGGCCCTGGGCACCGACAACATTGACGTCGCCTATATTGGCTCCGGCGCCCTGTGGCTGCCAGCCTCCGGCAAGGCTGAGATCTGGGCCGTCAACTCGGTCTCCAACGCCGACCGTATCATTGCCCAGCCGGGCATCAAGTCCCTGGCGGATCTGAAGGGCAAAAAGATCGCCATCCCCACGGGCACATCAGGGGATCAGCTGTTCTCCCTGGCCCTGAAGAAAGACGGTCTCACGCGCGCTGACTTTGAGGTCTTGGCCATGGAACCGCCCGCAATCGTCGCCGCGTTTGCATCCAAGCAGATCGACGGCGCAGCCCTCTGGTACCCGCTGATCGACAGTGCAAAGAAGGGTTCCCCGGACCTGGTGGAGCTGTACTCCAACGAGGACTTCATCGACGAACTGACATTCCCCTCCACCTTTGTGGCAGGCCCCGGCCGGGCGGCCAAGGACAAGGAGCTGGCTACCAGCTTCATCTCAGTGATCAAAAGCTCCAACGACTACCGCCACGCAAACCAGGACAGTACCATCGCCCTCACGGCCAAGTTTCTCAAGCTCAAGGAGGAAGACATGAAGGCCCAGGCCGGCGTCGCCAAGATTTTCACGACCAAGGAACTCGAGGAACTCGCCTCCAAGGGCACCGTCTACACCTGGCTCAACGCCCTGCAGGAGCAGTTCAAGGCAGCCGAGAAGATCAAGGAAGTGGTGGATCCCAAGACGTTCTTCAACTCCGAGCTGTACGTCAGCACGTCGAAGGCATAG
- a CDS encoding MDR family MFS transporter, whose protein sequence is MNVALPRLMHEFNVSASAIQWLATAFMLTMAVVIPATGYLLTRLPLRRVFILAMGLFSAGTLLAGLAPGFEILLAARVVQASGTAIMMPLLMTTILDLVPAHRRGAVMGNVSIVISVAPAIGPTLSGVILHSLSWRFMFLFVLPVAIAALIVGSRVLPTGSKRASSRLSIPSVLLSVPAFGGLVYGLSGIGSPDAQTHQIALAALALSFVSVLGFVLLQLRLQRSNGALLDMRPFVHRQFTLALALMVMAMVALFGVIILLPMYLQNVRGLDTLTTGLLMLPGGLVMVLLAPWVGKLFDKVGPRPVLIPGGLLLSAILFAYTQLDENTLLVAIVGLHVLMSIALAFIFTPAFTAGLNPMPHSMQAHGAALLSTLQQLGGAAGTALLVGVMSAGTLAAAAARKSAIAAQASGFSNGFLVAAIVSLGIVAIAAFMTHDTTAAKDEQVPEPATQSVH, encoded by the coding sequence ATGAATGTGGCTCTGCCCAGGCTGATGCACGAGTTCAACGTTTCCGCCTCCGCCATCCAATGGTTGGCTACAGCATTCATGCTCACTATGGCGGTAGTCATCCCCGCCACCGGCTATCTACTAACCCGGTTGCCCCTCCGGCGGGTCTTCATCCTGGCCATGGGCTTGTTCTCCGCAGGGACCCTACTGGCCGGGCTGGCGCCGGGATTTGAGATCCTACTGGCCGCTAGGGTGGTCCAAGCCTCCGGAACAGCCATCATGATGCCGTTGCTGATGACGACCATTTTGGATCTGGTGCCCGCGCACCGCCGCGGCGCCGTGATGGGCAACGTGTCCATCGTGATCTCGGTGGCACCGGCCATTGGCCCCACCCTTTCAGGGGTGATCTTGCATTCACTGTCCTGGCGCTTCATGTTCCTGTTTGTCCTGCCCGTCGCAATAGCCGCCCTGATCGTTGGCTCACGTGTTCTGCCCACGGGTTCCAAGCGGGCCAGTTCGCGGCTGTCAATCCCGTCGGTGCTGCTGTCCGTCCCCGCATTCGGTGGCTTGGTCTACGGCCTGAGCGGGATCGGCTCCCCCGACGCCCAGACCCATCAGATCGCCCTGGCGGCATTGGCGCTCTCCTTCGTCTCGGTGCTTGGCTTCGTGCTCCTGCAACTGCGGCTGCAGCGCAGCAATGGCGCACTTCTAGACATGCGCCCATTTGTTCACCGCCAGTTCACCCTCGCATTGGCCCTGATGGTCATGGCGATGGTGGCTTTGTTCGGCGTGATCATCCTGCTGCCCATGTACCTGCAAAACGTCCGCGGCCTTGACACGCTCACCACCGGCTTGCTGATGCTCCCTGGTGGCTTGGTCATGGTTTTGCTGGCACCTTGGGTGGGGAAGCTCTTTGACAAGGTGGGCCCACGCCCGGTGCTGATCCCAGGTGGCCTGCTGCTCTCCGCGATCTTGTTCGCCTACACTCAGCTGGATGAAAACACACTCCTGGTGGCAATCGTCGGTTTGCACGTCCTGATGTCGATCGCGCTGGCGTTCATTTTCACCCCCGCATTTACGGCCGGGCTGAACCCAATGCCTCATTCGATGCAAGCCCACGGAGCTGCCCTGCTCTCCACACTCCAGCAGTTGGGTGGTGCGGCAGGTACTGCACTGTTGGTGGGCGTCATGTCCGCCGGAACGCTGGCGGCGGCAGCCGCCAGGAAGAGCGCTATCGCAGCCCAGGCCAGTGGCTTCAGCAACGGTTTCTTGGTTGCTGCGATCGTCTCCCTGGGGATCGTAGCCATCGCCGCCTTCATGACGCACGACACCACCGCGGCCAAGGACGAGCAGGTGCCCGAGCCGGCAACCCAGAGCGTCCACTAA
- a CDS encoding SDR family NAD(P)-dependent oxidoreductase has product MQLENKVVIVTGGASGIGGAISRVLVARGAKVVAVDVNAEAGGSLQQDLGENVQFILGDVSEKAVAASAVELAKTTFGGLDGLVNNAHASRQAMFNELTEEQWDLSFNTGFRATRQFMAAAYPLLAVNGGSVVNFGSGSAIVGQQTQAAYASAKEAIRGLSRVTANEWAKDNIRVNVVSPMALTAGVKAWSEAFPEMYQDSLAKVPLGRFGDPEADVAPIVAFLLSDDSRYMTGQTLMADGGANKLY; this is encoded by the coding sequence ATGCAGCTCGAGAATAAGGTAGTCATCGTCACCGGTGGTGCTTCAGGAATTGGGGGTGCGATCTCCAGGGTGTTGGTGGCCCGCGGCGCCAAGGTTGTAGCGGTTGATGTCAACGCAGAGGCCGGGGGATCGCTTCAACAAGATCTTGGGGAGAACGTCCAGTTCATTTTGGGCGATGTCAGCGAGAAAGCGGTTGCAGCGTCCGCGGTTGAACTTGCCAAGACAACCTTTGGCGGGTTGGACGGTTTGGTCAACAACGCCCATGCCTCGCGACAGGCAATGTTCAACGAGTTGACCGAGGAACAGTGGGATCTGTCCTTTAATACAGGTTTCCGGGCCACCCGCCAGTTCATGGCGGCTGCCTACCCGCTGCTGGCCGTCAACGGCGGTTCGGTTGTGAACTTCGGTTCGGGCTCAGCCATCGTTGGGCAGCAGACCCAGGCTGCCTATGCTTCGGCCAAGGAAGCAATCCGCGGGCTGTCCCGTGTCACAGCCAACGAATGGGCCAAGGACAACATCCGTGTCAACGTTGTCTCACCCATGGCACTCACCGCAGGTGTGAAGGCATGGAGCGAGGCGTTCCCCGAGATGTACCAGGATTCCCTCGCCAAGGTGCCCCTGGGCCGTTTCGGGGATCCAGAAGCAGATGTCGCACCTATCGTCGCATTCCTGCTTTCTGATGATTCACGCTATATGACCGGCCAAACCCTCATGGCGGACGGTGGAGCCAACAAGCTCTACTGA
- a CDS encoding universal stress protein, translating into MSNISNPARPVIVGVAPGQPPQVVEQAAHFASRFDAELVCVFVDQARVPITEGADGSVVSEPIDPDYSDPSEDVFDSALAASLEQLLKETGLQWRTLVLAGEVSVALGRVAERLDAAMIVVGTHRRSAGGGLQEFFNRSVATHLAHRQTRPVVVIPAHAPVPEFSHPWREG; encoded by the coding sequence ATGAGCAATATATCGAATCCGGCGCGTCCTGTGATCGTTGGGGTGGCACCGGGACAGCCACCCCAGGTGGTGGAACAAGCCGCCCATTTCGCCTCGCGCTTCGACGCCGAACTGGTATGCGTGTTCGTCGACCAGGCGCGCGTCCCTATCACCGAAGGCGCCGACGGCTCGGTGGTCTCGGAGCCGATCGATCCGGATTATTCCGATCCGTCCGAGGACGTCTTTGACAGCGCCTTGGCTGCAAGTTTGGAACAGCTGTTGAAAGAAACCGGTCTCCAGTGGCGGACACTGGTCTTGGCTGGCGAGGTGTCCGTAGCCCTGGGGAGGGTTGCCGAACGTCTTGACGCGGCCATGATTGTGGTCGGTACGCACCGGCGATCCGCGGGCGGCGGCCTCCAGGAGTTCTTCAATCGCTCGGTCGCAACCCATCTTGCGCACAGGCAGACACGGCCCGTCGTGGTCATCCCGGCACACGCACCGGTCCCGGAATTCTCCCACCCCTGGCGAGAAGGCTGA
- a CDS encoding ABC transporter ATP-binding protein, producing MTTSTQNAMIRFENLRQEFTLTGTTFTALDGVSLDIADGEFVTVVGPSGCGKSTMLNAAAGLLDPTGGRVMVDDREVDGPSPRTGVIFQQYALFPWLTVRKNVEFGLELKKIPAKERRKIVDHYLELVGLTRFAEALPKELSGGMKQRCAIARAYAVNPEILLMDEPFGALDALTRVHMQEQLLETWTKERRTVMFVTHDVDESVFLASRVIVMAARPGRIYKEIKIDLPYPRTEEMRLSDGFARLRAQVWEAVYHQPGVAEAHQ from the coding sequence ATGACTACGTCAACACAAAATGCCATGATCCGTTTTGAAAACCTCCGCCAGGAGTTCACCCTCACAGGCACCACCTTTACCGCGCTCGACGGCGTGAGCCTTGATATTGCCGACGGAGAGTTCGTCACAGTGGTGGGACCCTCCGGCTGCGGCAAGTCAACCATGCTCAATGCCGCGGCCGGCCTGCTCGATCCCACCGGCGGGCGTGTCATGGTTGATGATCGCGAGGTGGACGGCCCCAGCCCCCGAACCGGGGTCATCTTCCAGCAGTATGCACTGTTCCCGTGGCTGACTGTGCGCAAGAACGTCGAGTTCGGGCTGGAGTTGAAGAAGATTCCCGCCAAAGAACGGCGCAAGATCGTTGACCACTACCTGGAACTCGTGGGGCTGACGCGCTTCGCCGAGGCGTTGCCCAAGGAACTCTCCGGTGGTATGAAGCAGCGTTGCGCCATTGCCCGCGCCTACGCGGTCAACCCCGAAATCCTGCTCATGGACGAGCCGTTCGGGGCGCTCGACGCCCTCACCCGGGTGCATATGCAAGAGCAACTGCTAGAAACCTGGACCAAGGAACGGCGCACCGTCATGTTCGTTACCCACGACGTCGACGAGTCGGTGTTCTTGGCGTCCCGGGTGATCGTCATGGCAGCCCGCCCGGGCCGCATCTACAAGGAGATCAAGATCGATCTGCCTTACCCGCGTACGGAGGAAATGCGGCTCTCCGACGGGTTCGCCCGTCTTCGCGCCCAGGTGTGGGAAGCCGTCTATCACCAGCCCGGTGTTGCCGAAGCCCACCAATAA
- a CDS encoding sulfatase-like hydrolase/transferase: MSAATPTAKRQNMLFLMTDQQRIDTLGCYGNTSQHTPNLDRLAARGTTFDRAYTPTAICTPARASLLTGLQPFEHGLLANYEWNSGHREELPDGLPTFSAALIEQGYRLGHVGKWHVGKDRGPEYYGFEGIHLPGALNVFDDPGYEGWLKANNFPDFHISSPVYTTRADGSQGHLIAGVTDQPTEATFEAFLADQTIAKLREFAAGALQEQDGTPFFLSCHIFGPHLPYLIPQQWYDMVDPSTVELPGSFAETFHGKPMVQQAYAEYWSTDCFTVDEWKKLTAVYWGYVSMIDHEIGRILAVVDELGLEDSTAIMFTADHGEFTGAHRLNDKGPAMYEDIYRIPAILALPGEVERREDRFISLLDFTATFHEIAGADASGVHGRSLLPLAHGDHVEGWREDIVCEFHGHHFPYAQRMIRNKHVKYIANPEGIDEFYDMVTDPDELINVIDVPFYREQVSTMRRAMYRQLVERGDKFAQWLAFAGDIPADERVRPVTAVERFITQE; encoded by the coding sequence ATGTCAGCTGCAACACCAACAGCCAAACGCCAAAATATGCTGTTTCTCATGACGGACCAGCAACGCATCGACACCCTGGGCTGCTACGGCAACACCTCACAACACACACCCAACCTTGACAGGCTGGCTGCGCGCGGGACCACCTTTGACCGGGCCTACACCCCCACCGCCATCTGCACCCCTGCGCGTGCCAGCCTGCTCACCGGACTGCAACCGTTTGAACATGGACTGCTGGCCAATTACGAATGGAATTCCGGTCACCGTGAGGAATTACCTGATGGGCTGCCGACATTCTCGGCCGCCCTCATCGAACAGGGCTACCGGCTGGGGCACGTGGGCAAGTGGCATGTGGGCAAGGACCGCGGGCCCGAATACTACGGCTTCGAGGGCATCCACCTGCCGGGAGCGTTGAACGTCTTTGACGACCCTGGTTATGAGGGTTGGCTCAAGGCCAACAACTTCCCGGACTTCCACATCTCCAGTCCCGTCTATACGACGCGGGCCGACGGCAGCCAGGGCCACCTGATCGCGGGAGTGACGGACCAGCCCACGGAGGCGACCTTCGAGGCGTTTCTGGCGGACCAAACCATCGCGAAGCTGCGGGAATTTGCGGCCGGGGCGTTGCAGGAGCAGGACGGTACCCCGTTCTTCCTCTCCTGCCATATCTTTGGCCCACACCTGCCGTACTTGATCCCCCAACAGTGGTACGACATGGTGGACCCGTCCACCGTGGAATTACCCGGCTCGTTCGCCGAGACGTTCCATGGCAAGCCCATGGTGCAGCAGGCCTACGCGGAATACTGGTCGACGGACTGCTTTACGGTGGATGAGTGGAAGAAACTTACGGCCGTGTACTGGGGCTATGTTTCCATGATCGACCATGAAATTGGACGCATCCTGGCAGTCGTGGACGAGCTGGGCCTGGAGGATTCAACAGCCATCATGTTCACCGCAGACCACGGAGAATTCACGGGCGCACACCGGCTCAACGACAAGGGTCCGGCCATGTATGAGGACATTTACCGCATACCGGCCATCCTGGCGCTGCCCGGCGAAGTGGAGCGCCGCGAGGACCGCTTCATCAGCCTGCTGGACTTCACAGCCACTTTTCACGAGATTGCCGGCGCCGACGCGTCGGGGGTCCACGGCAGGAGCCTGCTTCCGCTGGCCCACGGTGACCATGTTGAGGGCTGGCGGGAAGACATCGTGTGCGAGTTTCACGGCCACCACTTCCCCTATGCCCAGCGCATGATCCGCAACAAACACGTGAAGTACATTGCCAACCCGGAGGGCATCGACGAGTTCTACGACATGGTCACCGACCCCGACGAGCTGATCAATGTCATCGACGTGCCGTTCTATCGCGAGCAGGTCAGCACCATGCGCCGCGCCATGTACCGCCAGCTCGTGGAACGCGGTGACAAATTTGCCCAGTGGCTGGCTTTCGCCGGAGACATCCCGGCGGATGAGCGCGTTCGCCCAGTGACCGCCGTCGAACGTTTCATCACCCAGGAGTAA
- a CDS encoding ABC transporter permease — MAAQNSANPASTTQVLHGSATPNMAPSGQTPTPTPTKKPNQKKPGASKLSRKAMLAINFGSVAAGLLAWALFSATGLVGLPGPGEVVLRAGELMADGTLGEDTVASLSRVLSGFLLGSLLAIPVGFIMGWYGVGRAIIEPYVQFFRTIPPLALLPLVMVTMGIGETPKIFVIFLAAFLSCVISTYQGVVSVDKTLINAARVLGANSFVIFRRVVVPASSPFILVGMRIGLGAGWATVVAAELLAAPNGLGMRMQQAQQFYDMPTIFVNVIAIGILGLVMDRLLLMVEAHLTRWQERR, encoded by the coding sequence ATGGCAGCACAAAATAGCGCGAATCCGGCGTCCACCACGCAAGTCCTCCACGGCAGCGCCACACCCAACATGGCACCTTCTGGACAAACACCAACACCCACACCCACTAAGAAGCCCAACCAAAAGAAGCCTGGCGCCAGCAAGCTCAGCCGAAAGGCAATGCTGGCCATCAACTTCGGTTCAGTCGCAGCAGGCCTGCTCGCCTGGGCATTGTTTTCAGCCACAGGCCTTGTGGGCCTTCCCGGCCCCGGCGAGGTGGTTCTCCGTGCCGGCGAGCTCATGGCAGACGGAACACTGGGCGAAGATACAGTCGCTTCACTGTCCCGTGTCCTGAGCGGTTTCCTCCTCGGCTCCCTGTTGGCGATCCCCGTCGGCTTCATCATGGGATGGTACGGCGTTGGCCGGGCCATCATTGAGCCATACGTGCAGTTCTTCCGCACCATTCCCCCACTGGCACTGCTCCCGCTGGTTATGGTGACGATGGGCATCGGGGAAACACCGAAGATCTTCGTCATCTTCTTGGCCGCGTTCCTCTCGTGCGTGATCTCCACCTACCAGGGCGTGGTCAGCGTGGACAAGACGCTCATCAACGCGGCCCGTGTGCTTGGCGCCAATAGCTTCGTCATCTTCCGGCGGGTTGTGGTCCCGGCCTCCTCACCTTTCATCTTGGTGGGCATGCGCATCGGCCTCGGCGCCGGCTGGGCCACCGTGGTTGCCGCGGAACTCCTCGCAGCCCCCAACGGGCTGGGCATGCGTATGCAACAAGCCCAGCAGTTTTATGACATGCCCACCATCTTCGTCAACGTCATCGCCATTGGAATTCTGGGGTTGGTCATGGACCGTCTGCTCCTCATGGTCGAGGCCCACCTGACCCGCTGGCAAGAACGCCGATAG